A region of the Arachis hypogaea cultivar Tifrunner chromosome 15, arahy.Tifrunner.gnm2.J5K5, whole genome shotgun sequence genome:
acttttgtaatgacgtttggttttttgtatcaaaaaaatttgttacaaatattattttgaattgtaacagttttaattttttgttacaaaaattttttgcAACGAAACATACTGCAACGActctttttttattacaaaattcttttgttttaaaattttgattttttgtaataatttttttttgttacaaatattactttttcttgtaTTGTAGCTTGTTTGATCAATTCAACCTCAAACCTAGCATTCCTTTAACAATGGTAATTATCTACAACTTGTCATTGTGTTAGTTTCTTTCTAATGTATTGGTCACTTGTACAAACACATTTCTTATTGAATGTACAAATTGCTCAACTAAATTTCATAGTTGGATCTCATATTTGGATTGAGGACCTTGATGAAGCTTGGATTGAAGGAGAAATATTGGAATCTAAGGGCAATGAGATCACAGTTAATTGTACTTCAAGGACAAAGGTCAGTTATCACAACTGATCGAACAAGATGAAGAACCAGTTACTTTACTTGTGTGGTTATACTGCATGCATTCATGCGATGGTGCCTTTTGCGGGTTATTAGTAATCATATCTATCCCAAAGATCCTGAGTTCCCACTAAATGGAGCGgaagatctctctctctcttgtatATGTTTGAGTAATGTTTCTTATGGTACGGTTCCAGACTTACACAAAATATATATTGATAGCTAAACCTTTTCCAAAGGTTACCTCACTTATATTCCAGGGAAACAATGGAAAAGTATAAAAGCATGGCTTTCGGTGAGAACTGAGAAGAGTCCAAAATAAACTTAATGAAAATACTCAAATGAagttgacaaaaatatttttttatgaagatGTTTTGTTTAAAAGTGTGATctatttatttagttatattttaaataaaaataatatttttataaatattgaaatctaatcatataatttattatccaaaaattaaaaaaaaatattttcacacgAGGATAATCATAAAGTTTTTATTATAATATCCACCAAActtaataattagtttattagtttgtttaactaaatataaaaaatttgaattctaCTTTAGATATGTTCACAAGGTATACCGCGGGGAGCCGGAAAAAAAAATCCCAACTCAATaccgaaaaaaaagaaaacaaatgatAACAATTTTTGTCAAGAGAACAACATATAAATTCACACAAAGAATGTGGAGTATATGTCAATCATACAAAGGCAAGTATAGTCTGTGTATACCAGCTAAAAAAAACTGTATGCGAATCTGTATACCcgtataaatagttaaatacttaAACTCTACCCTACACCTAcctaactaatttaaaaataaaaatacaaaaataggtGTGTCTACAAATTACAAAACCAAATGTGCAACCCCAACGACCAATAGAATCACCAAACCCCACATGGACCCCACGTGCCTTCCGCCATTGCTGGTCTCACGCGAAGAAGTGGTAGTCGTATCAGTATAGTGAGGATTTGAACCATAAAGGTTCTGAACACCAGCAATGTCATCATCCATAAGCTTCACCTTCCTCGTTTTCGCAGTTATCGTAGGGTACATTATAGCTTCTTTCACAGAAGTGTGACCCAACCCTAACAAGTGCCCTATTTCATGCACCGCAACAGATTCAAGATCCACCGCCGTCGACAGCGACGCCGTCGTCACATCGCCGGAGGCAACCCAGTCCTCCGCACCGTCAAGGTGGAACCTCCCGTCCGTTGGAGAGAACGCGTGCGCCAATGTTCCAAGAACGCCGTCGAACGGTTCTCCGTCTCCGTGGTTCCCCGTGTAAAACCCTATCTTCACGTCGGCGTctgaaaacgacgtcgtttcagtgAAGTTTATCGTCGTTACCTCCGACCAACGCGAAAAAGCTCTGGCGAAAACGTTCTTAACGACGTCTTCGAGGTTGTTGCCTGGATCGAACGCGTAGGTCAACTCCGTCGTTCCCTCCGGCCACCGCGGCTTCCCGTCGAAGAACGTGTAGTGTCCGACGGTGTGGAATTTCAGCTTCGTGCTGCTTGTGGCGGTCGTGTTGGTGTCGGACTTGCCCGAGTTCATTGTCGTCGTGCCGTTGATGATGTCGGCGACGCCGCACCGTGGCCGGACGATCTGGCTAAGAGTTGCGTCGTCGAGCTCGCCGGTGACGTTGAGGTTGAAATTCTTCTGGTAGATTTTGACGGCAGCCTCCAGCGCGTCGTCGAAGTCGTCAGTGAAGTTGGACGGCGGTGCGTTGGGGATGTACCCGAAGTGGTGGAAGTAGTCTTTGATTTTGGATAGGCCTTCATATGTTTTGCCACGCTGGCAGCCGGTGAAGTTCCGGTACGAGTCCCAAACGCCAGGCGGCGCGTGGCTGGAGAGCCACCCCGGAATAGATGATGGATCTGGGAACATACGAGCCGAGACTGGAAAGAGAGTGTTATGGAAAAAGAGAGTGATCAATAAAGAAAGTAAGATGTGTTGATTGTTCATTTTAGTGTTTGGTAATTAGTGAGAAAATGAAAATGGAGTTAGTGTAATGTGAAGATATAGTTTGAGTTTCCATTTTTATACCAAGTAGGAATAAGCAAAGAGCTGACGATGTCAATTTTCACATGAGAGGGATGTAAACTTTGAAGTCTTCGTCTAATTATTGttgcttttgttttttgtttgatttttgatgCGGCTTTGAAAAGTTCTATTGATTCCCGCGGTTGGGCAAATAGGTAAGGTAAGTACCCGGAAGATTGGTCGCTCTTGGAAACGTCGCCGTTTGACAATTGGCATTGTGTTTTGCATTTGCTGTTATCCCATGGAGAAAAAGACCCTCTTAATAAAGTATAGGGGATAAAGACACTTTGCTATTATCATTGAATTTACCAATACTATACGTACCAATTATGCTGCTGGCTATATAGAACTACGAATAAAACAAGGGTGGCCTTGTTTGACTTTGATAATgtccatttctttctttcttttttgctcACAAACTTCACAAGACCCAAAACGGACGACAATAGTATTATAGATGCTTCTAttgatttactttttttttttttttttcttgtatgtCACTTCTATTTGGATAGAAAAATATAAGTGGATTACAATGGCACTGatataaataacaaaagaaaaaaaaatgtttcaaattaaaaatatataaaataatatatatggtgatttttttttagttgaatatataaataataattaatttttcgtgcatatataatatttttgtatatatatatcttaattttttaaagttatacattgagttatttttcaataaatatagtTTTTAAGTCTGATTTAGTAAAATGTTTGGAGAAATGTTTCCacttttgaaaaatataatattttactgTATATTtggcaaataaaaattttttatatacttctactttttgtttaaaaaaactgTTTTTTAATGTTCATAATCTAACAtaacttaaaatatatatatatatatatatatatatatatatatatatatatatattatttattatatttatgtatattaaaatcattttaaacGTTAAAAGTAATTTCACCAAACAATTTTTATAGCATATTTactaaaggtttttttttttttaatttatcaaataactgctgccatttttaaaaaatatcttttaaataaactattgaaaaaACAAAAGTTTACGTAactcataaataatataaattataaacagCCAATCAGTGAATGATGAGAAGGGGGTGAAGGAGGACTGAGAAAGTCCGAAAGCTACGGGGGTTGTTAATGGTTACGTGGCCCTCGTTGACCGAAATTAAGCCAAGCCTATCGATAAGTTTATCAACGTATATAAAATATGTCCATCAACTCGTAATTTCAAATTGAGTACCCGTCAATTCAAGTTATGAACTTAAGGTAAAGAAGAGACATCATGACATCGTGAACTAACCCAGCTTCTATTTCACCTATGAAGTTTGAATTCTATCTCGATATTTTTCTGGTCATATATATCCTTTTTATGTACGTACGATTTATGTACttacattttgattttttttttcttgttcctaTTTACATATTTGGTGACCTATATAAATGACTAGTCTCTGTGTCATGCATTTGTTAAGCGTTGGTTTGTTACAAGTAAATCTTAGCTAGAATTTTGAACTAAGAATTCGTATAATGGTGGAACGGAATCATAATCATATGTCATCAATGGAAGCCTGCTCTCTACCGTACGTTTAACGTAAGTGTCCAATATTTTCAACGTTGTCCTCCTCACGGTTTTGGCTACATGTATATGCATCATGTCTTACGTGTGGGTTATTAGGTTCCGAAAGTTTCGTAGCAATACATTTTTCGTACTGCAATAAAATATGGTCAAACTAGCGTTGGCGCAATTTGAAGTTTTCCTTCTTATGAAGCAGAACTATTTCTTTTTGTTGAACAATATCATACCAAAACATTATTACAGTTGCTACCATTACCATAAACACACTTACACCCCGACTTCCCGAGGATGCAGCAAGCGTTGGATTCATTGCTCTAAAATCTAAAGTCTGCTGTAGAGGGGTCTCAAAACAAAACCAAAGTAAATACCcctcaaaaaatagaaaaaaaaaaaaagaaaggggggggggggggggagggtgaggaatatatgataaaataaaaaaaatatgtgcaCATCAAGGACAGATCATAGAAAGGTTTTCGATAAGGATTGTgtgcatagttaatataaaatttcgaaaattccttttCAAGTAATTTAGATAACTATCTTGGaggaattgaagttgaaaaaataaattaattttggttTTAAATACTTGAGAAGTAAATTTagaagtttttttcttttttttggataGTACCAAGATACGGTATATAATACtaccaaaaatatataaaagcaaAGAGTTAAAAATAACGAGCATAATTTTCAGTTGATGCTTGATACAGTTAAGTTGAATAGTCATAAACATTTTACTCTCACCAAACTTTACAACCTCTTAAAatagttttgaaccaccttaGATGATACGATTAACTGAATGTTTCATCCTCTAAATTTCCACTATTGGTAAAGCAAATTACTTTTGGGATACTCAAATTAATATAGTAAAATATATCAGGATTTTCAGGAAACACAATTATCGTCCTAGTATTTGATTGAAGATTACATCAAACCACACGGCACACCCACCAAAATAAAGTCGTATATACAATGCTACAGTTTAAAAAAAGGGGTAAGATAC
Encoded here:
- the LOC112750099 gene encoding metalloendoproteinase 2-MMP — its product is MNNQHILLSLLITLFFHNTLFPVSARMFPDPSSIPGWLSSHAPPGVWDSYRNFTGCQRGKTYEGLSKIKDYFHHFGYIPNAPPSNFTDDFDDALEAAVKIYQKNFNLNVTGELDDATLSQIVRPRCGVADIINGTTTMNSGKSDTNTTATSSTKLKFHTVGHYTFFDGKPRWPEGTTELTYAFDPGNNLEDVVKNVFARAFSRWSEVTTINFTETTSFSDADVKIGFYTGNHGDGEPFDGVLGTLAHAFSPTDGRFHLDGAEDWVASGDVTTASLSTAVDLESVAVHEIGHLLGLGHTSVKEAIMYPTITAKTRKVKLMDDDIAGVQNLYGSNPHYTDTTTTSSRETSNGGRHVGSMWGLVILLVVGVAHLVL